Proteins from a genomic interval of Salinarchaeum sp. Harcht-Bsk1:
- a CDS encoding acylphosphatase, translated as MSEQTEDRRRAHVFVTGRVQGVFFRATTRDRAEAVGVDGWVRNLEDGRVEAVFEGTDEQVTEMVEFCHEGSPAASVEAVEVEREPPEGLSGFDVRR; from the coding sequence ATGAGTGAGCAGACCGAGGATCGTCGTCGCGCACACGTGTTCGTGACCGGCCGCGTCCAGGGCGTCTTCTTCCGGGCGACGACGCGGGATCGAGCCGAAGCGGTGGGCGTCGACGGCTGGGTTCGCAACCTCGAGGACGGCCGGGTCGAGGCGGTCTTCGAGGGGACCGACGAGCAGGTGACGGAGATGGTCGAGTTCTGCCACGAGGGCAGCCCAGCGGCGTCGGTCGAAGCTGTGGAGGTCGAGCGCGAACCGCCCGAGGGACTCTCGGGATTCGACGTACGGCGCTGA
- a CDS encoding ABC transporter substrate-binding protein encodes MPSTGLSRRSLLTAASGGAAAATAGCFSRLRSQITYDAADPISLSVKTVPADRDPSAVLLGRELADHLETVGIDVSHDLIDEVQLLRDAFFNHDYDLFVTEIPGHRDPDELRALLHSQFAPELGMQNPFGYASPRTDDLLEAQRRPATGTDDPASDNPASDNLATDDRAMLVERLQRQLLEQQPFLTVVSRPHTTAVASDLTFSGGVSFASSLAYLTVDRPEGDLDTLTVGLQRPNVTRNRNVLAVEYRLHDRLTDLLYDPIVQRVGDQYVPWLAAEYSVHGQSNTITVDLRPNLSWHDGTPLTASDVAFTYRFCKDTALGGTDSPVPAPRFRQQTSLVRSVSDVDQTTVEIELHPTRVGLAPTALTVPVLPEHVWNSRSSLQHEYFTRAITASVSSPVGSGPLRFDSAEEGQSLTLQRFDDHFLRTTSDLPNALQPFAGGPAYETLSAESAPNIGVVLDDIAEGRVQVLDGTVPVDDVPDARDRSDVRVLESPTPSYYLIGINTRRHPLSNYAFRSALGRLIDRDHVVEAVFDGIAMATETPLHDTAYVSEELRWDGESVTGGFPGEDGQLDRDAARQLFRDAGFRYQEGSLRGR; translated from the coding sequence ATGCCCTCCACTGGCCTGTCTCGCCGTTCCCTCCTGACGGCGGCGAGCGGTGGCGCGGCCGCCGCGACCGCAGGCTGTTTCTCTCGCCTCCGGTCTCAGATCACCTACGATGCCGCCGATCCCATCTCGCTCAGCGTCAAGACCGTCCCGGCGGATCGGGATCCAAGCGCCGTGTTGCTCGGCAGGGAGCTCGCCGACCACCTCGAAACGGTCGGGATCGACGTCTCCCACGATCTGATCGACGAGGTCCAGTTGTTGCGGGACGCCTTCTTCAACCACGACTACGACCTGTTCGTCACCGAGATACCCGGTCATCGCGATCCCGACGAACTGCGCGCGCTCCTCCACTCGCAGTTCGCGCCGGAACTGGGGATGCAGAACCCCTTCGGCTACGCCTCGCCACGGACCGACGACCTCCTCGAAGCTCAGCGACGCCCGGCGACGGGCACCGACGATCCTGCATCCGACAATCCCGCATCCGACAATCTCGCGACCGACGATCGAGCGATGCTCGTCGAGCGGCTGCAACGACAACTCCTGGAACAACAGCCGTTTCTGACGGTCGTCTCCAGGCCGCACACGACCGCCGTCGCCTCCGACCTCACGTTCAGCGGCGGCGTCAGCTTCGCGTCGTCCCTCGCCTACCTCACGGTCGACCGCCCCGAGGGGGACCTCGACACGCTGACTGTCGGCCTCCAGCGCCCCAACGTCACGAGGAACCGGAACGTCCTCGCCGTCGAGTACCGTCTGCACGACCGGCTCACCGATCTCCTCTACGATCCGATCGTCCAGCGCGTAGGCGACCAGTACGTGCCGTGGCTCGCCGCGGAGTACTCCGTACACGGCCAGTCGAACACCATCACGGTCGATCTCCGCCCGAACCTGAGCTGGCACGACGGGACGCCGCTCACCGCGTCGGACGTGGCCTTCACCTACAGGTTCTGCAAGGACACGGCGCTCGGCGGGACCGACTCGCCCGTACCTGCACCGCGATTTCGCCAGCAGACGAGCCTCGTGCGCAGCGTGAGCGACGTGGACCAGACGACGGTCGAGATCGAACTCCACCCGACGCGGGTGGGGCTCGCCCCCACGGCGCTGACGGTTCCGGTGCTCCCCGAACACGTCTGGAACAGCCGCTCCTCGCTCCAGCACGAGTACTTCACCAGGGCCATCACTGCCTCTGTGTCCTCTCCCGTCGGCAGTGGCCCGCTTCGGTTCGACAGCGCGGAGGAGGGACAGTCACTCACGCTCCAGCGGTTCGACGACCACTTCCTCCGGACCACGTCCGATCTCCCGAACGCCCTCCAGCCGTTCGCGGGCGGTCCAGCCTACGAGACGCTCTCTGCGGAGAGCGCGCCGAACATCGGCGTCGTCCTCGACGACATCGCCGAGGGTCGCGTCCAGGTGCTCGACGGAACAGTCCCCGTGGATGACGTGCCCGACGCACGGGATCGAAGCGACGTCCGCGTCCTCGAATCGCCCACGCCCTCTTACTACCTGATCGGCATCAACACCCGTCGCCATCCGCTCTCGAACTACGCGTTCCGGTCGGCGCTCGGCCGACTGATCGACCGCGATCACGTCGTCGAGGCCGTCTTCGACGGCATCGCCATGGCGACGGAGACACCGCTCCACGACACGGCGTACGTCTCCGAGGAGCTACGGTGGGACGGGGAGAGCGTCACCGGTGGCTTCCCGGGCGAGGACGGCCAACTCGACCGAGACGCAGCTCGCCAGCTATTCCGGGACGCGGGCTTTCGCTACCAAGAAGGATCGCTTCGGGGCCGCTGA
- a CDS encoding DUF5816 domain-containing protein — MDTVTDGEGETLYVATDEGDRGSRGPFYVAYRDPERARRYGWVCGACGSLDAMMDTMGRIECDNCGNQRKPTEWDAAHE, encoded by the coding sequence ATGGACACGGTTACCGATGGCGAGGGAGAGACGCTCTACGTCGCCACCGACGAGGGCGACCGGGGCTCTCGCGGTCCGTTCTACGTCGCCTACCGGGATCCGGAGCGAGCGCGGCGCTACGGCTGGGTCTGTGGTGCCTGCGGGAGCCTCGACGCGATGATGGACACGATGGGCCGGATCGAGTGTGACAATTGCGGCAATCAGCGAAAGCCCACCGAGTGGGACGCCGCCCACGAGTGA
- a CDS encoding dodecin translates to MVFKKITLIGTSPESFDAAADDALDRAEDTLDNIHWAEVDELGVEVASVADREYQAEVTVAFELDQ, encoded by the coding sequence ATGGTGTTCAAGAAAATCACCCTGATCGGTACCAGCCCCGAGAGCTTCGACGCCGCGGCCGACGACGCGCTCGACCGCGCCGAAGACACCCTCGACAACATTCACTGGGCCGAGGTCGACGAACTCGGCGTGGAGGTCGCCTCCGTCGCGGACCGCGAGTACCAGGCAGAGGTCACCGTCGCTTTCGAACTCGACCAGTAA
- a CDS encoding alkaline phosphatase family protein — MYETDASAALLERCRRDEIVHPDYGGYCIEGVPGTAAGVLGVDVGQPDPSGVSDVSASLPAETLGGAVGASSPAEAHSDVSHPDLSQVVVLVIDGLGWHRFHRDASDRRFVGRFLERGSVTPLTSVLPSSTGAAIPTLHTGAPPAEHGVLGWDVRLPEHDAIVEAFPHAVRDGVEETTPPIPPSGVVRSEPIYPALEAADVETRVVQPAGTLGTAYANATFRGATQVPYDGIEDGAEVLRSVLESSAGPSYTYVYVPDVDAVSHTSGSDSAAYHEVLETVCSALARALYDDLDAATARETLLLVTADHGFVDFDPGPEGCLDPTTIQAVADALERRPNGDPVPPWGDYRVSHLAVRDGERATVRRTLEARGAIVFDDETVTDVELFGPAPSSAFQRRCGDLVCTHPERKIVHPAAERIVPKIGMHGGPTARELLVPFAAARVSRLRCENE, encoded by the coding sequence ATGTACGAAACCGACGCCAGCGCGGCGCTGCTCGAACGCTGCCGACGCGACGAGATCGTGCATCCCGATTACGGGGGCTACTGCATCGAGGGCGTGCCGGGAACTGCTGCCGGCGTCCTCGGCGTCGACGTCGGTCAGCCCGATCCGAGCGGCGTCTCCGACGTCAGCGCGTCCCTCCCCGCCGAAACCCTCGGCGGTGCAGTGGGCGCGTCCTCACCTGCGGAAGCCCACTCCGACGTCTCCCACCCCGACCTCTCCCAGGTCGTCGTCCTCGTCATCGATGGGCTGGGCTGGCATCGGTTCCACCGGGACGCGTCCGATCGTCGATTCGTCGGCCGATTCCTCGAACGGGGATCCGTCACGCCGTTGACCTCGGTGTTGCCGTCCTCGACCGGCGCCGCGATCCCGACGCTCCACACCGGCGCTCCGCCAGCCGAGCACGGGGTCCTGGGATGGGACGTCCGGCTTCCCGAGCACGACGCGATCGTCGAGGCGTTCCCGCACGCCGTCCGCGACGGAGTCGAGGAGACGACGCCGCCGATTCCCCCGAGCGGGGTCGTTCGGTCGGAACCCATCTATCCGGCCCTGGAAGCTGCCGACGTCGAAACCAGGGTAGTGCAACCGGCTGGCACGCTGGGGACGGCCTACGCGAACGCCACGTTCCGCGGCGCGACCCAGGTCCCGTACGACGGGATCGAAGACGGTGCGGAGGTGCTCCGGTCGGTGCTCGAATCCAGCGCGGGGCCGTCGTACACCTACGTCTACGTCCCGGACGTCGACGCGGTGAGCCACACCAGCGGCTCGGATTCGGCCGCGTACCACGAGGTGCTCGAGACGGTCTGTTCGGCACTCGCCCGCGCACTCTACGACGACCTCGACGCTGCGACCGCCAGGGAGACGCTTCTGCTGGTCACCGCCGACCACGGCTTCGTCGATTTCGACCCCGGGCCCGAAGGCTGTCTCGACCCCACCACGATCCAGGCCGTCGCCGATGCCCTCGAGCGACGCCCGAACGGCGACCCCGTCCCGCCGTGGGGCGACTACCGCGTCAGTCACCTCGCGGTGCGCGACGGTGAGCGAGCGACGGTCCGGCGGACGCTCGAGGCACGCGGCGCGATCGTTTTCGACGACGAGACCGTAACCGACGTGGAACTCTTCGGGCCGGCTCCGTCGTCAGCATTCCAGCGCCGGTGCGGTGATCTCGTCTGTACGCATCCCGAGCGGAAGATCGTGCATCCGGCTGCAGAGCGGATCGTGCCCAAGATCGGGATGCACGGCGGGCCGACGGCGCGTGAGCTACTGGTTCCCTTCGCCGCGGCGAGGGTGTCCCGCCTTCGATGTGAGAACGAATGA
- a CDS encoding alpha/beta fold hydrolase, whose amino-acid sequence MAPTRRRVLQALGAASAAAIAGCSSDGGGGSGDDGNDSTGGSTDAPAADDGDATGDGSAQDEPQSPEAAARQLVDHLFAGEYEAGQALFVEAYQSRATPAILERLRLGFNAAGGAFQEITGVETSVRSGLDAVDLTLQLERTTAPFRVTVTQDVQIRSAIIAGEYERASYADAGRFDATEHTLEPGGCQLGATVTTPADAEQAPGVVLVHGSGPSDRDLTVGANKPYRDLAEGLASRGVAVLRYEKRTFACNVAAAEHTVDHVTVDDALHALSWFRNRDDVLADDVAVVGHSLGAMMAPEIARRDGRVAGAVGLAAPTRPLADVFLDQVDHLASVGEHTPSGIEQQRNQWQRAAEQIRTGNFEDDESLLGYPGALWRSLDGYDPVATAEGLDVPQHYLQGGRDYQVTVEDDFAAWQSAFGDADDVALSAYDPLNHAFLPGQGPSVPQAYAVPNQVSESVVADLAAWLQR is encoded by the coding sequence ATGGCTCCGACCAGACGCCGTGTATTGCAGGCACTGGGCGCTGCCAGCGCTGCCGCGATCGCGGGCTGTTCGAGCGACGGTGGTGGCGGCTCGGGCGACGACGGGAACGACTCCACCGGCGGCTCCACCGACGCCCCTGCAGCGGACGACGGCGACGCGACCGGGGACGGCAGTGCGCAGGACGAACCGCAGTCGCCGGAGGCTGCCGCCCGACAGCTCGTCGACCACCTCTTCGCTGGCGAGTACGAGGCCGGTCAGGCGCTGTTCGTGGAGGCGTACCAGTCGCGGGCGACGCCGGCGATCCTCGAGCGGCTCCGCCTCGGGTTCAACGCCGCAGGTGGCGCGTTCCAGGAGATTACGGGCGTCGAGACGAGCGTCCGCTCGGGGCTCGATGCGGTCGACCTGACGCTCCAGCTCGAACGGACGACCGCGCCGTTCCGGGTCACGGTCACGCAGGACGTCCAGATCCGGTCCGCCATCATCGCTGGGGAGTACGAGCGCGCCAGCTACGCCGATGCCGGGCGCTTCGACGCGACGGAGCACACGCTCGAACCCGGCGGGTGTCAGCTTGGCGCGACGGTCACGACACCAGCTGACGCAGAGCAGGCGCCAGGGGTCGTCCTCGTTCACGGGAGCGGCCCGAGCGATCGCGACCTGACGGTGGGCGCGAACAAACCCTACCGCGACCTCGCGGAGGGGCTGGCGAGCCGCGGCGTCGCCGTCCTGCGCTACGAGAAACGCACCTTCGCCTGCAACGTGGCGGCTGCGGAGCACACCGTCGATCACGTGACCGTCGACGACGCGCTTCACGCCCTCTCGTGGTTCCGCAACCGCGACGACGTCCTCGCCGACGACGTGGCGGTCGTCGGGCACAGCCTCGGTGCGATGATGGCGCCGGAGATTGCACGCCGGGACGGTCGGGTCGCCGGGGCGGTGGGCCTCGCCGCGCCGACGCGTCCGCTCGCGGACGTCTTCCTCGACCAGGTCGACCACCTCGCGTCCGTCGGCGAACACACGCCCTCGGGAATCGAACAACAGCGCAACCAGTGGCAGCGCGCAGCCGAGCAGATTCGCACCGGCAACTTCGAGGACGACGAGTCGCTGCTGGGCTATCCCGGGGCGCTCTGGCGGAGTCTCGACGGCTACGATCCGGTCGCGACGGCCGAAGGCCTCGACGTCCCCCAGCACTACCTCCAGGGCGGTCGCGACTACCAGGTCACCGTCGAAGACGACTTCGCGGCGTGGCAATCTGCCTTCGGCGACGCGGACGACGTCGCGCTCTCCGCCTACGACCCGCTCAACCACGCGTTTCTCCCCGGCCAGGGCCCGTCGGTCCCGCAGGCATACGCCGTCCCCAACCAGGTCTCCGAGTCGGTCGTCGCCGACCTCGCGGCCTGGCTGCAGCGTTGA
- a CDS encoding PhzF family phenazine biosynthesis protein — protein MQTVRTLLVDAFTDEPLSGNAAGVVPDAAGLSEPQRQAIARELSVSETAFLANGDGADYRIQYFTPTQPVDLCGHATIGTFAGLAATDAIGAGTVEVETPVGVLEVTVEDDGSVWMTQDDPTIRRVDLDRERLAAALGLRPSAVTDLESELPLAVSSTGLPWLLVPVAFLSQLGDADPDLDAVAEIADEVDAVGIYPFTFDTLEREAHVHARAFAPGAGVPEDPVTGTASGATGAFLRHVGAFDGDLPEELLIEQGHYVERPGTVRVRAGEKIRVGGNGALALDGELRVPEMESDDILEA, from the coding sequence ATGCAGACCGTGCGTACCCTGCTCGTCGACGCGTTCACGGACGAACCGCTCTCGGGGAACGCCGCCGGCGTGGTGCCCGACGCCGCGGGTCTCTCCGAACCCCAGCGGCAGGCGATCGCCCGCGAACTGTCCGTCAGCGAGACTGCGTTCCTGGCGAACGGCGACGGCGCGGACTACCGGATTCAGTACTTCACGCCGACGCAGCCAGTGGACCTCTGTGGCCACGCGACCATCGGCACGTTCGCGGGCCTCGCCGCCACCGACGCGATCGGTGCTGGAACGGTCGAGGTGGAGACGCCCGTCGGCGTCCTCGAGGTGACTGTCGAGGACGACGGCTCCGTCTGGATGACGCAGGACGACCCGACGATCCGGCGGGTCGACCTCGACCGCGAACGGCTCGCGGCGGCGCTCGGTCTCCGGCCCTCCGCGGTCACGGACCTCGAATCCGAACTGCCGCTCGCGGTCTCCTCGACCGGGCTTCCCTGGCTGCTCGTCCCGGTCGCCTTCCTCTCACAGCTCGGTGATGCCGATCCGGACCTCGACGCCGTCGCCGAGATCGCCGACGAGGTCGACGCCGTCGGCATCTATCCGTTCACCTTCGACACGCTGGAGCGCGAGGCGCACGTCCACGCCCGGGCCTTCGCGCCGGGTGCTGGCGTCCCGGAAGACCCCGTGACGGGAACGGCCAGTGGCGCAACCGGCGCGTTCCTCCGCCACGTCGGCGCGTTCGACGGCGACCTCCCCGAGGAACTCCTGATCGAACAGGGTCACTACGTCGAGCGGCCCGGCACGGTGCGGGTTCGCGCCGGCGAGAAAATCCGCGTCGGCGGGAACGGGGCGCTGGCGCTCGACGGCGAGTTGCGCGTCCCCGAGATGGAGTCCGACGACATCCTGGAAGCCTGA
- a CDS encoding DEAD/DEAH box helicase has product MTEYDGSDADRRNGGWSEHAEILDPAHFEARFPDYDDQIVHTRTQPAESAETVPAADVLPSDLADRLGHDLYAHQADAIERLRDGENVAVATPTASGKTLVYALYVALRKRADPDARAIVCYPTKALARDQRASIADLYRRLGLDFEVAVYDGDTPGHRRPEIRENADVVMTNAAGLNVYLAHHTQWRECFGNCALLVIDEAHAASGIHGMHVAWVLRRLRRVLDFYDADPRIVCTSATIGNPAEHALRLTGEEHAVVDADGSPHGRREIAFWKPPLEDDLGEDYGMDEYLGAVKRAGAATGEIVAHLGLHGVQTLAFSRSRQGTELTAKGAERAASDHPAGGGSGAGSGYLSVAPYHAGHGKQTRRQIEERLQSGDLDAVISTSALELGIDVGSVDATVLSGYPGSRQSFWQRLGRSGRGTEDALSVLVGRADAIDQYVLDHPEFLFEDDVEDAVIDLGNDAVYARHLLAAANELPIDRDDERWFGASALPAGEVQDADDRLDRAVSMWQEAGVLVGDLDREVRYDGPPRPEADVSMYATDSETFLVECADGEIDVAPIGKDRAYREYHPGAVVIHDGTEYEVVEFEEDLPQPRVTLAEIEEDVYTRTHSTKSVSDVEERTSRDLGDGWHLKFGVGTVSVHYAHYERRDVQSGDLVGPIQETGLGPIELRTQLTWVEAPKSLRETALEDVPPEDLLAEPAQYGRGQRQYTFLGGLHGAEHAMIELAPLELRLDSSEIGGLSIDPHPETGVPTWFIHDGVDGGIGYARGIYEHADSLVARTREHVDTCGCDGVRGCPACLMDVQCGNRNEPLHRPATIAILSELEERLD; this is encoded by the coding sequence ATGACCGAGTACGACGGCTCCGATGCCGACCGACGGAACGGTGGCTGGAGCGAACACGCGGAGATCCTCGACCCCGCGCACTTCGAGGCGCGCTTCCCGGACTACGACGACCAGATCGTCCACACCCGGACCCAGCCCGCCGAATCCGCCGAGACTGTTCCGGCCGCCGACGTTCTCCCGAGCGACCTCGCCGACCGACTCGGCCACGACCTCTACGCCCACCAGGCCGACGCGATCGAGCGACTCCGCGACGGCGAGAACGTCGCGGTCGCCACCCCGACGGCGTCGGGCAAAACGCTCGTCTACGCACTCTACGTCGCCCTCCGGAAGCGTGCGGATCCCGACGCTCGCGCGATCGTCTGCTACCCGACGAAGGCACTCGCTCGGGACCAGCGGGCCTCGATCGCCGACCTGTACCGACGACTCGGACTCGATTTCGAGGTCGCGGTCTACGACGGTGACACGCCCGGCCATCGTCGCCCGGAAATCCGCGAGAACGCCGACGTCGTCATGACGAACGCCGCTGGCCTCAACGTCTACCTCGCCCACCACACGCAGTGGCGGGAGTGCTTCGGGAACTGCGCGTTGCTCGTGATCGACGAGGCCCACGCCGCGTCCGGGATCCACGGCATGCACGTCGCGTGGGTCCTGCGCCGTCTCCGCCGCGTCCTCGATTTCTACGACGCCGACCCGCGGATCGTCTGCACGTCCGCGACGATCGGGAATCCCGCGGAACACGCGCTCCGATTGACCGGGGAGGAGCACGCGGTGGTCGACGCGGACGGCAGCCCACACGGTCGCCGGGAGATCGCGTTCTGGAAGCCGCCGCTGGAAGACGACCTCGGCGAGGACTACGGCATGGACGAGTACCTCGGTGCGGTCAAGCGTGCGGGCGCTGCAACCGGCGAGATCGTGGCCCACCTCGGGCTTCACGGCGTGCAGACGCTCGCGTTCTCTCGCTCCCGGCAGGGGACGGAACTGACGGCGAAGGGCGCGGAGCGAGCGGCCAGTGATCACCCTGCAGGTGGCGGATCCGGAGCCGGTAGCGGCTACCTCTCCGTCGCGCCCTACCACGCCGGCCACGGTAAGCAGACGCGCCGACAGATCGAGGAACGCCTCCAGTCCGGCGACCTCGACGCCGTGATCTCCACCAGCGCGCTCGAACTCGGGATCGACGTCGGGAGCGTGGACGCAACGGTCCTCTCGGGCTACCCAGGCTCCCGTCAGTCCTTCTGGCAGCGCCTCGGTCGCTCCGGCCGGGGCACCGAGGACGCGCTCTCGGTGCTCGTCGGCCGAGCGGACGCCATCGACCAGTACGTCCTCGACCATCCGGAGTTCCTCTTCGAGGACGACGTCGAGGACGCAGTGATCGACCTCGGCAACGACGCTGTCTACGCGCGGCACCTGTTGGCTGCCGCGAACGAACTGCCGATCGACCGCGACGACGAGCGGTGGTTCGGTGCGAGTGCCCTGCCGGCGGGTGAGGTTCAGGACGCCGACGACCGCCTCGACCGCGCCGTCTCGATGTGGCAGGAGGCCGGCGTGCTCGTCGGCGACCTCGACCGCGAGGTCCGCTACGACGGCCCGCCGCGTCCGGAGGCCGACGTCTCGATGTACGCGACGGACTCGGAGACGTTCCTCGTCGAGTGCGCGGATGGCGAAATCGACGTCGCGCCGATCGGGAAGGATCGCGCCTACCGGGAGTACCACCCGGGTGCGGTCGTGATCCACGACGGGACCGAGTACGAGGTCGTGGAGTTCGAGGAGGACCTGCCCCAGCCCCGCGTGACTCTCGCGGAGATCGAGGAGGACGTCTACACCAGGACCCACTCGACGAAGTCCGTCTCCGACGTCGAGGAGCGAACCAGCCGGGACCTCGGCGACGGCTGGCACCTGAAGTTCGGCGTCGGCACGGTCAGCGTCCACTACGCGCACTACGAGCGCCGCGACGTCCAGAGCGGCGACCTCGTTGGTCCGATCCAGGAGACCGGCCTCGGGCCAATCGAGTTGCGAACCCAGCTGACGTGGGTCGAGGCGCCGAAATCGCTGCGAGAGACGGCGCTGGAGGACGTGCCGCCCGAGGACCTCCTCGCCGAACCCGCCCAGTACGGACGGGGCCAGCGTCAGTACACCTTCCTCGGCGGTCTCCACGGCGCCGAGCACGCGATGATCGAACTCGCGCCGCTGGAACTCCGGCTCGACAGCTCCGAGATCGGCGGGCTGAGCATCGATCCCCACCCGGAAACCGGCGTGCCGACCTGGTTCATCCACGACGGCGTCGACGGCGGGATCGGGTACGCGCGGGGGATCTACGAGCACGCCGATTCGCTGGTGGCCCGGACTCGCGAGCACGTCGACACCTGTGGCTGTGACGGGGTTCGGGGCTGTCCGGCCTGCCTGATGGACGTCCAGTGTGGCAACCGCAACGAACCGTTGCATCGTCCGGCGACGATTGCGATCCTGTCCGAACTCGAGGAGCGACTCGATTAG
- a CDS encoding MGMT family protein: MDELGGIYARSVPSLDATVQLGVASGKLIQCSFPATPEANAESEHELLDRIEAYAEQETEDDFRDVEIALTIPSDQRAVLQTLRTVPYGETTTVESLVRRTPGLDPDGDDAAATVQSALSANPIPLVLPDHRVDDGRGATPGAVRRRLRAIEGIES; this comes from the coding sequence ATGGACGAACTCGGCGGAATTTACGCGCGCTCCGTGCCCAGCCTCGACGCCACGGTCCAGCTCGGCGTCGCGAGCGGGAAGCTCATCCAGTGTTCGTTCCCGGCGACGCCCGAGGCGAACGCCGAATCCGAACACGAACTGCTCGACCGGATCGAGGCCTACGCCGAACAGGAGACCGAGGACGACTTCCGCGACGTCGAGATCGCACTGACGATTCCGAGCGACCAGCGCGCCGTCCTCCAGACGCTCCGGACGGTTCCCTACGGTGAGACCACCACCGTCGAGTCGCTGGTCCGACGGACGCCGGGACTCGATCCGGATGGCGACGACGCCGCGGCCACCGTGCAGTCGGCGCTGTCGGCAAATCCGATCCCGCTCGTGTTACCCGATCATCGCGTCGACGACGGGCGCGGCGCTACACCGGGGGCGGTGCGGCGGCGCCTCCGTGCGATCGAGGGGATCGAATCGTAG